AACTGCCTTTTTTAAAATGCTTAAGGGTTGTTTAAATCAGAAGAACTTTGTATGGACTGCGGAGACAAATAGCGCTTTTCATGAAATATAGCAGTTATTGGCAACATTGCCAACGCTTACTGCGCCAATAAACGGCAAAATTTTGTACTTATATGTTTCAATAGCAAATGAGGCTTTTGGCTCAGTGTTGGTTGCAGAACGTGATAAAGCACAAAAGCCTATTTATTTTGTAAGCAAGGCACTTACAGGAAGTGAAATCAACTATGCGCCAACGGAAAAGTTTGTTTATGCATTACTATTAACATCAAGAAGGTTGCGAAGATATTTTCAGGGACATCCTATTCACGTGTTAACTGATTTGCCAGTTAAGCATGTTCTCAACAAGCATGAAGTGTATGGAAGGCTTGCTAAATGGGCGATTGAACTAGGATCTTATAAAATAACATATCTTCCGCGAACTTCTGTGAAGGGACAAGTTTTGGCAGATTATTTGGCGAAAATGACAGGAGATTTGGAAGTAATTCACGAGCGAACAGAGTTGAATCCTATTCAAGGTGAAACATGGAATTTATTTACAGATGGCGCATCATGCGCAGAAGGTGTAGGTGCGGGCTTGATTCTGACAAGTCCGAGTGGTGAAAAGCATACATATGCGCTGCGTTTCAATTTTGATGTTACCAATAATGAAGCTGAATATGAGGCGCAGCTGGCTGGGTTGAACATTGCGCTTAAACTAAACATCGCTAAGTTGCGCGCATATGTTGATTCACAGCTAGTCTCCAATCATttcaaaggatcctttgatgcGCATGAGCTCTCTATGCAAAAGTATTTAAAGTTGTTAAAAGAAACTGCGGAGAAATTTGAGCATTTTGAGCTCGCACAAATCTCAAGAAGCCAAAATAAGAAGGCAGATGCATTAAGTAAGCTTGAGGCCTTAACTTTTTCAAACTTTCAAAAGCAAGTTTGGGTAGAGGAATTGCCTAGCAAAGCAATTGATGGAAGTTTAGTTCTCGCGGCAGTTGTGGAAGAACAGCCAAATCGGATGAATCCAATTATTAACAATCTACGCAATAACATACTGCCAGAAGATAAAGATGAGGCAAGATTAGTGCATATAAGGTCACCTATGTACACCACTGAAAATGATACCTTGTATCGCAAATCATATAATGGGCCATTAATGCGCTGTGTTGGCCCCGCAGAGGCTGAGATGATTATTGAAGAGGTTCATAGTGGTTCTTGTGCACTACATTCAGGTTATAAAACTATTGCGTCTAAGATCATCTAGTTGGGCTACTTTTGGCAACCCAATATCGCGATGTGGCAAAAATAGTGTAAAGATGCAAAATTTGTCAAACACATGAACCGCAGAACAGGAGATCAAGGCATGATATGATACCAGTAAATTCACCTTCTCCATTCTATAAGTGGGCGATTGATATTGTAGGGTCATTTCCTGCAGGTGCAGGAAATGTGAAGTTCTTGATCGTAGCAATTGATTATTTTACCAAATGGGTAGAGGCAAAGGCATTGTGCACAATCACAGGagtgcaagtgcgaaattttgtttGGGAACACATTGTTTGCCGTTTTGGGATCCCCGCGAGATTGTAAGCGATAATGGGGCACAAATAGCAAAAGATTTGAAATGTCcccttcatattgattataaacgttccatattaattgatttcgttccgaggttttgacctctatatgagacgtttttcaaagactgcattcgattttagaaaaaccataacctttaaaatattacgacgattatcaaataaagataatctaaaatatagtgtttttcacacgaccattacataatggtttacaataatattacacatcaacataagtcttcaaatgcagtttttaaacaatattacacaagcatggactccaaatcttttccttaatttagtatgcaacagcggaagctcttaataatcacctgagaataaacatgcttaaaacgtcaacgaaattgt
This genomic window from Rutidosis leptorrhynchoides isolate AG116_Rl617_1_P2 chromosome 2, CSIRO_AGI_Rlap_v1, whole genome shotgun sequence contains:
- the LOC139888695 gene encoding uncharacterized protein — protein: MAEEDEDKTAFHTWKGIFCYIKMSFGLKNSSATYQHLIDSAFESQIGRNLEVYVHDLVIKSKLQDQMLQDIAKTFQNLRRINMKLNPSKCSFGEKEANEAFGSVLVAERDKAQKPIYFVSKALTGSEINYAPTEKFVYALLLTSRRLRRYFQGHPIHVLTDLPVKHVLNKHEVYGRLAKWAIELGSYKITYLPRTSVKGQVLADYLAKMTGDLEVIHERTELNPIQGETWNLFTDGASCAEGVGAGLILTSPSGEKHTYALRFNFDVTNNEAEYEAQLAGLNIALKLNIAKLRAYVDSQLVSNHFKGSFDAHELSMQKYLKLLKETAEKFEHFELAQISRSQNKKADALSKLEALTFSNFQKQVWVEELPSKAIDGSLVLAAVVEEQPNRMNPIINNLRNNILPEDKDEARLVHIRSPMYTTENDTLYRKSYNGPLMRCVGPAEAEMIIEEVHSGSCALHSGSFPAGAGNVKFLIVAIDYFTKWVEAKALCTITGVQVRNFVWEHIVCRFGIPARL